The DNA region CCCAAAGACCACCTCGAACAGATCGTGACCTCTTCGGCAGCCACGACTCTAACGTCACAATTGGCCAGTTTTTTAATGAGAGGTACGCGTTGTTTATCGATTTCTGAGCAAGCCCGGAACATACCCTACATGGATCTGGAAGGCATCTACAACGTCTGTCGGACGGCATTACGTTACATATGACCAAGAAGGCCAACGGACCCGGGGATTTCAGGTGCTATGTGTACTTGTTTCAAGATGCGCAGCTATAGATCCTACACGGTCGTTATCATTCTGTGGAGCATTAGTGATCACAACTCGTGTTTGTCCTCCAAGGGCAAAAACGAGTCAATATGGAAAACAAGAGCTGCTCAAATTGTAACGAGAGTCTTTTGCTAGATACATTTAGAGTGCTGGGAAATGGTCAAACTACAAAGACATGCATCAAATGCCTGGATAAAAAGAAACAGGGGCGTGACAAAAACAAATGCCCCCATGGTAGGCGTAGGAACCAGTGCAAAGAGTGCAAGGGAAGTCAGATTTTTCCCCATGAAGAATATAGGGCTTACTGTAAAGATTGTGGTGGAAGACAGATTTGTCCCCATGAGAGACAGAAGGCTTGCTGCAAGGACTGTAAAGGTAGCCAGATTTGTATACATAAAAGGATGAGATCCTATTGTAAAGAGTGTAAAGGCAGTCAGATTTGCAAGCACGGGAAATTAAAGTATCGCTGCAAAGACTGCAAGAAGAGCAAACAGTCGGAATAAATATGGGTTCACAGCGTTGAGTATTAGTGACCACAACTCGTGTTTGTCCCTAGGGGCAAAAACGAGTTATGGAAGAAAGCAAGAGATGCTCGAGATGCAAACACTATCTTTCTATAGACAACTTTAGGATCAAGGGGAATGGTCAAATAACGAGGacatgcatcaaatgcctcgatGGTAAATAATGATAATGTAGACCCCTACAGCCTTTGGTTTCCTGGAAGGGCGAACGATTTC from Hydractinia symbiolongicarpus strain clone_291-10 chromosome 6, HSymV2.1, whole genome shotgun sequence includes:
- the LOC130648264 gene encoding uncharacterized protein LOC130648264, with protein sequence MENKSCSNCNESLLLDTFRVLGNGQTTKTCIKCLDKKKQGRDKNKCPHGRRRNQCKECKGSQIFPHEEYRAYCKDCGGRQICPHERQKACCKDCKGSQICIHKRMRSYCKECKGSQICKHGKLKYRCKDCKKSKQSE